From Anaerolineae bacterium, one genomic window encodes:
- a CDS encoding NAD-dependent epimerase/dehydratase family protein, with protein sequence MSSSKKALVTGAGGFIGHHLVTYLKKQGYWVRGVDIKYPQFAPTDADEFELLDLRRWDNCLQATLGVDEVYALAADMGGIGFISSNHAQILHNNLLINVHTLEAARVNGVKRYLFTSSACVYPEYRQMETDVTPLKEEDAYPAQPQDAYGWEKLITERLCMHYREEFGLETRIVRFHNIFGPLGTWEGGREKAPAALCRKVAVAKLTGDPEVEIWGDGEQTRSFCYIDDCVKGIYLLMQSDYHEPLNLGQDRLVTINQLADMIADIAGIRIIKKHVPGPQGVRGRNSDNTRLRQVLGWEPEVPLEEGLARTYAWIEEQVQDKLRTASDLEDMVMMLARSRVVSNGSHEPIQFLQEVSLP encoded by the coding sequence ATGTCAAGCAGCAAAAAAGCATTAGTCACCGGCGCGGGTGGCTTTATTGGTCACCATTTGGTCACTTATCTGAAGAAACAGGGCTATTGGGTCCGTGGCGTAGACATTAAATATCCTCAATTCGCCCCAACAGATGCTGATGAGTTTGAGCTGCTTGATCTGCGGCGCTGGGATAACTGTCTTCAAGCCACCCTTGGGGTAGATGAGGTTTACGCCCTGGCAGCTGACATGGGAGGTATAGGTTTCATCTCCTCGAACCATGCCCAAATCCTACATAACAATCTGCTGATCAACGTTCATACTCTTGAGGCAGCTCGTGTAAACGGTGTGAAACGTTACCTATTTACATCATCCGCCTGTGTCTATCCCGAATACCGGCAGATGGAAACGGATGTCACTCCTCTCAAAGAAGAGGATGCTTATCCAGCTCAGCCCCAGGATGCTTATGGCTGGGAGAAGTTAATCACAGAGCGGTTATGCATGCATTATCGTGAGGAGTTTGGCCTTGAAACTCGTATTGTGCGCTTTCACAATATCTTTGGCCCACTGGGGACCTGGGAAGGCGGACGAGAAAAAGCTCCTGCCGCCCTCTGCCGTAAAGTCGCGGTGGCGAAGCTGACCGGCGATCCTGAGGTGGAAATATGGGGCGATGGTGAGCAAACGAGGTCTTTCTGCTACATTGACGATTGTGTCAAGGGCATTTATCTGCTGATGCAGTCAGATTATCATGAGCCGCTCAACCTTGGACAGGATCGCCTGGTGACCATCAATCAATTGGCCGATATGATCGCCGATATTGCTGGGATCAGAATCATCAAGAAGCACGTACCTGGCCCTCAAGGAGTTCGCGGACGCAATTCGGATAATACACGGCTGCGCCAAGTATTGGGCTGGGAGCCAGAGGTGCCGTTAGAGGAAGGTCTGGCCCGCACATATGCGTGGATTGAGGAGCAAGTGCAGGACAAATTGAGAACAGCCTCAGATCTTGAAGACATGGTGATGATGTTAGCTCGTAGCCGGGTGGTCTCAAATGGGTCTCATGAACCTATTCAATTTCTCCAAGAGGTGAGTCTGCCATGA
- a CDS encoding class I SAM-dependent methyltransferase gives MTKDMLEDICQRLEYQLPLPNAHILEEFDLLDGHPWAWMARSPITTYYSCLYGLVAAEKPRRILEIGTAFGMSAATCLKASPALQLFISLDLGIYGDQLGAKENNLVFAQDRVHRWLERQGLPTTIARFYRANTQPIGKGDNENLGLDVPRWHQIPELVRLLQSYEFDVMFVDGKHTEDGLLNDMVTFWPFLKPGGLLICDDLHDPVKYAQYAKILPWVGDTWRSYHQFIESHCAEISDYYIWEFPQVPPGGKSGLRPFGLIRKAPTRYPLIQSPGFEMFDAEDAMHLNYARLDHLASLGLELAGKSVLEVEAGVGWHTGFFEKLGCSVLSTDGRLKNVVEHLHRFPYRQGRVVVADLSLPSSYNQFGQFDVVYCYGTLYHLADPTLCLRELAQHCGELFLLETCVFHEDNGQINPIAENAANPNQSLHGVGCRPGRDWIMAELRKHFPFVYHTVTQPNHPDFELEWPAPAKSPGNNRAIFVASRHPLNLPTLSPTLLNRQARLLPIFTITQLENPDSIRTGHHRQEEDTTETQIICERIGRMLNRLSPISEAELHIAAEALIELLGTSDVLAHLETVRGRLPAAVIPLLILNLARAWSEGDALLAEVLERAYGLISHYQY, from the coding sequence ATGACAAAAGATATGCTCGAAGACATTTGTCAAAGATTGGAATACCAACTTCCATTGCCTAATGCTCACATTTTAGAAGAATTTGACTTGCTCGATGGCCACCCATGGGCCTGGATGGCTCGTAGTCCTATAACTACCTACTACTCATGTTTGTATGGCCTCGTTGCAGCGGAAAAACCGCGTCGCATCCTCGAGATCGGCACAGCCTTTGGCATGAGTGCAGCTACGTGCTTGAAGGCTTCGCCAGCACTACAGCTATTCATCAGCCTGGATCTTGGTATCTATGGTGATCAGCTCGGCGCGAAGGAGAACAATCTCGTCTTCGCACAGGACCGCGTTCATCGCTGGTTGGAGCGCCAAGGCTTGCCAACGACCATAGCACGGTTTTATCGGGCTAATACTCAGCCCATAGGCAAAGGGGATAATGAGAATCTTGGTCTCGATGTCCCTCGCTGGCATCAGATCCCCGAACTTGTCCGTCTGTTGCAGAGTTATGAATTCGATGTCATGTTCGTGGATGGCAAGCACACTGAGGATGGGCTACTGAACGATATGGTCACGTTCTGGCCATTCCTCAAGCCAGGCGGTTTGTTGATTTGTGATGATTTGCATGATCCAGTTAAGTACGCCCAATACGCTAAGATACTCCCGTGGGTAGGAGATACCTGGCGTTCATATCATCAGTTTATTGAAAGCCATTGCGCAGAGATCTCTGACTATTACATCTGGGAATTTCCACAAGTGCCGCCAGGGGGCAAGAGTGGCTTGCGCCCATTTGGTCTGATTCGCAAAGCTCCAACCCGCTATCCGCTTATTCAAAGTCCCGGCTTTGAAATGTTCGACGCCGAAGATGCGATGCATCTCAACTACGCTCGACTAGATCATCTTGCCTCATTAGGGCTGGAATTGGCCGGGAAGTCAGTCCTAGAGGTGGAAGCAGGCGTGGGTTGGCACACCGGTTTCTTTGAGAAACTCGGCTGTAGCGTACTCTCTACTGATGGTCGGCTCAAAAACGTTGTCGAACACTTGCATCGCTTTCCTTATCGGCAGGGCCGCGTGGTTGTAGCTGATTTAAGCCTTCCGAGTAGTTATAATCAATTTGGTCAATTTGATGTCGTGTATTGCTATGGCACGCTTTATCATCTAGCCGATCCAACTTTATGTCTGCGCGAACTAGCCCAGCATTGTGGTGAGTTATTCCTGCTCGAGACATGTGTCTTTCACGAGGATAACGGTCAAATTAATCCTATTGCCGAAAATGCTGCCAATCCGAATCAAAGCCTTCATGGCGTTGGTTGCCGTCCTGGACGCGACTGGATTATGGCCGAATTACGCAAACATTTTCCCTTTGTATATCACACTGTGACACAGCCGAATCACCCCGATTTTGAGTTAGAATGGCCCGCACCGGCTAAATCGCCCGGGAACAACCGTGCAATCTTCGTCGCCTCGCGTCATCCTCTCAACTTGCCTACGCTCTCTCCGACTTTACTTAATCGCCAGGCTCGCCTGCTGCCTATTTTCACCATCACCCAACTAGAAAATCCAGACTCAATCCGCACTGGACACCATCGGCAAGAAGAAGATACCACTGAAACCCAAATCATCTGCGAACGTATCGGACGGATGCTAAACCGTCTCTCGCCCATTTCCGAAGCCGAATTACATATCGCTGCCGAGGCGTTAATAGAGCTTCTGGGCACATCAGACGTCCTAGCCCATCTTGAAACGGTACGCGGCAGATTGCCAGCCGCAGTTATCCCCCTGCTCATCCTCAATTTGGCCAGAGCCTGGAGTGAAGGAGACGCACTTTTAGCGGAAGTGCTAGAGCGAGCATACGGGTTGATAAGCCACTATCAATACTAA
- a CDS encoding CRISPR-associated ring nuclease: MAVTTVESVMIATVGGQPQVLTFALDALLARGEVIREVIVLHLSADDPRLRRSLALLSAEFAGDRYAGRPCRYRPVPIRVEGRRLEDIRSEVDADAAWRAVHELIAGLKSMGERPLHLCIAGGRRLLALVALSAAMLLFGHQDQVWHIYTPRELLERARDGAIMHVRPEDGVRLIRVPLVPLGTQFPALRELAQMRLEDLSEVWMSSEAERQRCQTVWRMLSEREREVLHCLAIGLTPQEVASRLMISLSTVNSHKTQILAACRQVWTLEEDARLTYHFLREHFRPFIQSLLKL; this comes from the coding sequence ATGGCTGTCACGACAGTGGAGAGTGTGATGATAGCTACCGTCGGTGGTCAACCACAGGTGTTGACCTTTGCCCTGGACGCGCTGTTGGCGCGCGGTGAGGTGATACGCGAAGTGATCGTCCTGCACCTGTCGGCGGATGATCCCCGCTTGCGGCGTTCGCTGGCGCTGTTGAGCGCCGAATTCGCCGGCGATCGCTATGCCGGGCGTCCTTGTCGTTATCGGCCGGTGCCCATACGCGTGGAAGGGCGTCGCCTGGAGGATATCCGTTCGGAAGTAGACGCGGATGCTGCCTGGCGAGCCGTCCACGAGCTGATCGCCGGGTTGAAGAGCATGGGTGAACGGCCACTGCACCTCTGTATCGCAGGGGGACGTCGCCTGCTGGCGCTGGTGGCGTTGTCGGCCGCTATGCTGCTTTTCGGCCACCAGGACCAGGTGTGGCACATCTACACGCCACGAGAGCTCCTGGAACGAGCACGAGATGGCGCGATCATGCATGTACGACCGGAAGATGGGGTGCGTCTGATCCGGGTGCCGCTGGTGCCGTTGGGAACCCAATTTCCGGCCTTGCGGGAGCTGGCTCAGATGCGCCTTGAGGACCTCAGCGAAGTGTGGATGAGCTCGGAAGCGGAACGACAGCGTTGCCAGACGGTGTGGCGCATGCTGTCTGAGCGTGAGCGTGAGGTGTTGCACTGCTTGGCAATCGGGCTGACGCCACAGGAGGTGGCCAGCCGGTTGATGATCTCGCTGAGCACGGTAAACAGCCATAAAACCCAGATCCTGGCGGCCTGTCGGCAGGTGTGGACACTAGAAGAGGATGCCAGGTTGACTTACCATTTCCTTCGCGAGCATTTTCGCCCATTCATTCAGAGCTTACTTAAACTATAA
- a CDS encoding nucleotide sugar dehydrogenase produces MNVTFSVVGLGKLGASMAAAIASRGFNVIGVDVNHRTVELVNAGRAPVQETNLEETIAANRKRLRATCSHREAILNSDVTFVVVPTPSDDRGAFSLQYAAWAFREIGRALKEKNSYHNVVLTSTVLPGSTRYGLLPILERASEKVCGRDFGLCYSPEFIALGSVIHDFLNPDFVLIGEFDEHCGSQLEACYAQIMENNPPCQRMSIENAELTKIAVNTFVTTKITFANVLADLCERIPGGDIDVVTNALGLDRRIGHKYLKGALGYGGPCFPRDNVALGFIARALGTCVELAEVTDRTNRTLPEKIVERIRPLIHRGATVAILGLAYKPLSHVVEESQGIYLAKALSKVGARVVAYDPLAGEAARAELRDQAVVLDSLKDCLAQADVVLITTPDPIFQTLTAADFNRNNSNVIVVDCWRILSRKLAGHPHIRYIPIGCSVDDEANAMRLAKLWNWASGDSITTLQ; encoded by the coding sequence ATGAATGTGACCTTTTCCGTCGTAGGATTGGGCAAGCTGGGGGCCAGTATGGCGGCAGCGATTGCTAGCCGAGGTTTCAATGTTATCGGCGTGGATGTCAATCACCGCACCGTGGAGCTGGTCAATGCTGGCCGTGCGCCGGTACAAGAAACAAATTTAGAAGAAACGATTGCGGCTAACCGGAAGCGGCTGAGGGCCACCTGCAGCCATCGCGAGGCCATCTTGAACTCGGACGTGACGTTTGTCGTTGTGCCTACCCCAAGCGATGATCGAGGAGCGTTCTCGCTTCAATATGCAGCTTGGGCGTTCCGTGAAATTGGCCGTGCGCTAAAAGAGAAAAACAGCTATCACAATGTAGTGCTAACAAGCACAGTCCTGCCTGGCTCGACACGTTATGGCTTGTTGCCCATACTAGAACGAGCGTCAGAGAAGGTCTGCGGTCGTGACTTTGGATTGTGTTATAGCCCGGAATTCATTGCCCTGGGCAGCGTCATTCATGACTTTCTTAACCCCGACTTTGTGTTGATCGGAGAGTTTGATGAGCACTGTGGCAGCCAACTGGAGGCTTGCTATGCCCAGATCATGGAAAATAATCCGCCATGTCAACGCATGAGCATCGAGAACGCGGAGTTGACCAAGATCGCAGTGAACACCTTTGTGACCACGAAGATTACTTTCGCTAATGTGCTGGCTGACCTATGTGAGCGCATCCCTGGCGGTGACATTGACGTGGTGACGAATGCACTGGGGCTCGACCGACGCATTGGCCATAAGTATCTCAAAGGCGCCCTGGGCTATGGTGGACCCTGCTTCCCGCGTGATAACGTCGCACTAGGATTTATCGCCCGGGCTTTGGGCACCTGCGTCGAATTGGCGGAGGTAACCGATCGCACCAATCGTACACTACCGGAGAAAATCGTGGAACGTATACGGCCCTTGATCCATAGAGGCGCCACCGTTGCCATACTGGGATTAGCCTATAAGCCCCTTTCGCATGTGGTCGAAGAATCCCAAGGCATTTATCTGGCGAAGGCGTTGTCCAAGGTTGGCGCACGGGTGGTAGCATACGATCCCCTAGCTGGGGAGGCAGCACGTGCCGAGCTACGGGATCAGGCGGTGGTCTTGGATTCACTGAAGGACTGCCTTGCGCAGGCTGACGTAGTGCTGATCACCACACCTGATCCGATATTTCAAACCTTGACCGCCGCTGATTTTAACAGAAATAACTCTAACGTGATCGTGGTGGATTGCTGGCGTATTTTGAGCAGGAAACTAGCCGGACATCCCCATATCCGTTATATCCCCATTGGCTGTAGTGTTGACGATGAAGCAAATGCCATGCGATTAGCTAAACTGTGGAATTGGGCTTCCGGAGATAGCATAACGACCCTGCAGTGA
- a CDS encoding ABC transporter ATP-binding protein/permease, translating into MTFSIGAAGANLGPRGAIESFGEQVEGRAFNPRVVVRLLAYVRPHWPRMAIAFACMLIASGLSLAAPYLVKIAIDQFIARGDVAGLTQIAFLTAGAFLGIYAASSAQQYLLSWVGQKVLADLRARLFRHLQNLPLGYHDTHIVGVTISRVINDVAVINELLSQGLITLVGDALVLAGIIVVMLGMSPRLALLTFSVLPLITLATHLFARRAQVAFRQTRARIAAVVGDLAENISGMRVIQAFAQESASQERFEAVNRANRDANIAAMSLSFVFLPSVEFLGTLAMAIVLWFGGLAVARGELTLGVVVAFLAYVTRFFQPIQELSQLYTTMQAAMAGGERVLDLLDTQPAVADRPDAIEMPPIVGRVELRDVSFSYRNEAPVLHHINLIIEPGQTVALVGPTGAGKTSIANLIARFYDVTEGAVLIDGIDVRMVRQRSLRRQMGLVPQDPFLFSGTIADNIRFGRPDAPDEAIEEAARLANAHEFIVALPDGYDTEILEGGVNLSMGQRQLICIARAVLANPRILILDEATASVDTVTEALIQEALQRLLAGRTAIVIAHRLSTVRNADLICVVQDGRIVEQGRHEELLIKGGLYRELYERQFVKMK; encoded by the coding sequence ATGACGTTCTCCATTGGGGCAGCCGGCGCGAACCTGGGGCCGCGCGGCGCCATCGAGAGCTTCGGCGAACAGGTGGAGGGACGCGCCTTCAACCCGCGCGTGGTCGTACGCTTGCTGGCGTATGTGCGTCCCCACTGGCCTCGTATGGCGATCGCCTTTGCCTGCATGCTCATCGCCTCAGGGTTGAGCCTGGCCGCGCCGTATCTGGTCAAGATAGCCATTGACCAATTCATCGCTCGCGGCGACGTCGCCGGGCTGACGCAGATCGCGTTCCTCACGGCGGGCGCTTTCCTCGGCATCTACGCGGCTTCCTCCGCACAGCAATACCTGCTCTCCTGGGTGGGGCAGAAGGTGCTGGCAGATCTGCGCGCCCGGCTCTTCCGTCATCTTCAGAACCTGCCTTTGGGCTATCACGACACCCATATCGTCGGCGTGACCATCTCTCGGGTCATCAACGATGTGGCAGTGATCAACGAGCTGCTGTCACAAGGGCTGATCACCCTGGTGGGCGACGCGTTGGTGCTAGCCGGGATCATCGTTGTGATGCTCGGGATGAGCCCGCGGCTGGCGCTGCTGACCTTCAGCGTCCTGCCGCTGATTACGCTGGCCACCCACTTGTTCGCCCGTCGCGCGCAGGTCGCCTTTCGCCAGACACGCGCCCGCATCGCCGCCGTGGTGGGGGACCTAGCCGAGAACATCTCCGGAATGCGGGTAATTCAGGCGTTCGCCCAGGAGAGCGCCTCGCAGGAGCGTTTCGAGGCGGTGAACCGGGCCAACCGCGATGCCAATATCGCCGCCATGTCCCTTTCATTCGTGTTCCTGCCCTCTGTGGAGTTCCTGGGGACGCTGGCGATGGCGATCGTGCTGTGGTTCGGCGGCCTGGCGGTCGCCCGGGGCGAACTTACCCTAGGAGTAGTGGTGGCATTCCTGGCCTATGTGACCCGCTTCTTCCAGCCCATCCAGGAGCTGAGCCAGCTTTATACCACTATGCAGGCGGCGATGGCTGGGGGTGAACGCGTGCTGGATTTGCTCGACACGCAGCCGGCAGTAGCCGATCGGCCCGATGCCATCGAGATGCCGCCGATCGTGGGCCGGGTGGAGCTAAGGGATGTCTCGTTCTCATACCGAAACGAGGCGCCGGTGTTGCATCATATCAACCTGATCATCGAGCCTGGGCAGACGGTAGCGTTGGTAGGGCCTACAGGCGCCGGCAAAACGTCCATCGCCAATCTGATCGCTCGCTTCTACGATGTGACCGAAGGCGCCGTGCTGATTGACGGCATAGACGTGCGTATGGTCCGGCAGCGCTCCTTGCGACGACAGATGGGGCTAGTGCCCCAGGATCCGTTTCTCTTCTCCGGTACTATCGCTGACAATATCCGCTTCGGACGTCCCGACGCGCCCGACGAAGCGATCGAGGAGGCAGCTCGTCTGGCGAACGCGCACGAGTTCATCGTCGCCTTGCCGGATGGCTACGACACAGAGATCCTAGAGGGCGGCGTCAACCTGTCCATGGGCCAACGCCAGCTTATCTGCATCGCCCGCGCGGTGCTGGCCAATCCCCGTATCCTAATCCTGGATGAGGCCACTGCCAGCGTGGACACGGTTACTGAAGCGCTGATTCAAGAGGCGCTGCAACGACTGCTGGCCGGGCGCACTGCGATCGTCATCGCGCATCGGCTGAGCACCGTCCGCAACGCCGATTTGATCTGCGTAGTGCAGGATGGCCGCATCGTCGAGCAAGGACGACACGAGGAACTCCTGATAAAGGGAGGCCTTTACCGTGAGCTATATGAACGGCAATTCGTGAAGATGAAGTGA
- a CDS encoding glycosyltransferase: MAEGDRQRIDAPPQAAKAAEPLRIAQDLCWQAVSDFQAGRYKDAASRLQKALSIHPSLYDVHFLLGACYQRLGRLEEAAREAEIELQAHPDHVLAWSLLGQVRLSQGRIAEASAIFQRVQQLEPESWEARFHLHSVSEASFSTVSPPRWPPISVCMIVRDEEAVLARCLRSLGDLASQLIVVDTGSQDRTVEIARSFGAEVYHFQWVDDFSAARNESLRHARGEWIFWLDADDELSPEAVAQVKNAVASGQADAYVCRVASRLPNGTEDIVPHARIFRNGLGLRFHGRIHESVWTDIIAKGLKVLDTDIVIVHHGYETDWAVLRSKHERNLAYVERELERYPDNPGLLCYFGMAKMGLGDIAAGEAALRRVIELPPMNVRFDSFRFWAWASLIRLGMARGEDETARQMLNRALGEFPGHPYFLALSGDMAFRSGELSEAWLLWHAAYERDHALVWGYRPDRRSLALGIAAGCAMAGDMAKEAQWFERAGQVGEEGVKVYLRFVQQLIRQRKLVETRRVLEAAQIHWPRHPMVRKGLTLVYERLGQPMVTGEA; encoded by the coding sequence ATGGCGGAAGGGGATCGGCAACGGATAGACGCTCCGCCACAAGCCGCCAAGGCGGCTGAACCCCTCCGGATAGCCCAAGACCTGTGTTGGCAGGCCGTGTCCGACTTTCAAGCGGGCCGCTACAAGGATGCCGCCTCGCGTCTTCAAAAAGCGCTTAGCATCCATCCAAGTCTATACGATGTGCACTTTCTGCTGGGGGCGTGCTATCAGAGGCTGGGCCGGCTGGAAGAGGCGGCGCGCGAGGCGGAGATTGAGCTTCAGGCCCATCCTGATCACGTGTTAGCCTGGAGCCTGCTCGGGCAGGTCCGGCTTAGTCAAGGGCGTATTGCTGAGGCCTCCGCCATCTTTCAGCGGGTTCAACAGCTCGAGCCGGAAAGCTGGGAAGCCCGATTCCATCTGCATTCTGTCTCAGAGGCGTCCTTCTCCACAGTTTCCCCTCCCCGATGGCCCCCCATCTCGGTTTGTATGATCGTGCGCGATGAAGAGGCAGTTTTGGCGCGTTGCTTGAGATCCCTGGGCGATTTGGCCAGCCAGCTTATAGTGGTGGATACCGGCTCACAGGACCGGACGGTGGAGATCGCACGCTCCTTCGGCGCCGAGGTTTATCATTTCCAGTGGGTAGACGATTTCTCGGCGGCCCGCAATGAGTCGTTGCGGCATGCCCGCGGCGAGTGGATCTTCTGGCTGGACGCGGACGATGAGTTAAGCCCGGAGGCGGTGGCGCAGGTCAAGAACGCGGTCGCTTCAGGGCAGGCCGATGCATATGTGTGTCGGGTCGCCAGTCGGCTGCCGAACGGGACAGAGGACATCGTCCCACATGCGCGGATCTTTCGGAACGGGCTAGGCCTCCGTTTTCACGGCCGCATTCATGAATCGGTCTGGACAGATATCATCGCCAAGGGGCTGAAAGTGCTCGACACAGACATCGTGATTGTCCATCACGGATACGAGACCGACTGGGCCGTTTTACGCAGCAAGCACGAGCGAAATCTGGCGTATGTGGAAAGGGAGCTGGAGCGCTATCCGGACAATCCGGGGCTGCTGTGCTATTTCGGCATGGCCAAGATGGGGTTAGGGGATATTGCTGCAGGCGAGGCGGCCCTGCGTCGGGTGATCGAGCTACCGCCTATGAACGTGCGATTTGACTCGTTTCGGTTTTGGGCCTGGGCCTCCCTAATCCGCCTGGGTATGGCGCGCGGGGAGGATGAGACAGCCCGGCAGATGCTGAATCGGGCCCTGGGGGAATTCCCTGGACACCCGTATTTTCTGGCGTTGAGCGGGGACATGGCGTTTCGATCTGGTGAGTTGTCAGAGGCATGGTTGTTGTGGCATGCGGCCTATGAGCGGGATCATGCACTAGTGTGGGGATATCGGCCGGATCGGAGATCATTGGCTTTGGGGATTGCAGCGGGTTGCGCGATGGCGGGGGATATGGCTAAGGAGGCGCAGTGGTTCGAGCGAGCGGGACAGGTGGGCGAGGAGGGGGTGAAGGTTTATTTGCGGTTCGTGCAGCAGCTGATTCGGCAAAGGAAGCTGGTGGAGACCCGACGAGTGCTGGAAGCCGCTCAAATACATTGGCCGCGCCACCCGATGGTGCGGAAGGGATTGACATTGGTGTACGAACGGTTAGGGCAACCAATGGTAACCGGCGAGGCTTGA